One region of Silene latifolia isolate original U9 population unplaced genomic scaffold, ASM4854445v1 scaffold_57, whole genome shotgun sequence genomic DNA includes:
- the LOC141639786 gene encoding uncharacterized protein LOC141639786: MEAKTTIESEVPSLRILLESQVPEADWVQARYDSLVLLDERRLNALYHVDSIEKRIERAFNKKVKPRGINEGDLVLKSVRALLPVDPRGKFKPNWAGPYLVKKILTGGAVRLTDLDGNDFSNPTNLDQLKKYYP, from the coding sequence ATGGAAGCAAAGACAACGATCGAATCGGAAGTACCCTCCCTACGCATCTTGCTCGAGAGCCAGGTCCCGGAAGCGGATTGGGTCCAAGCCAGATATGATTCGTTGGTGTTACTTGATGAGCGTCGTTTGAATGCGTTGTATCATGTTGACTCTATCGAGAAAAGGATAGAGCGGGcttttaacaagaaggtgaagcCCAGGGGAATTAATGAAggcgatttagttctcaaatcagtaAGGGCTCTATTACCAGTCGATCCAAGAGGGAAGTTTAAGCCTAATTGGGCTGGTCCTTATCTCGTGAAGAAGATACTCACAGGAGGCGCGGTACGTTTGACAGATTTGGATGGAAATGATTTCTCGAATCCAACGAATCTGGATCAGTTGAAGAAGTACTATCCTTAA